From a single Paenibacillus sp. FSL W8-0426 genomic region:
- the ruvC gene encoding crossover junction endodeoxyribonuclease RuvC — MRFLGIDPGIAIVGFGFVDKIGSQVKPVQYGCIQTEAHTPEEERLLHVYEGMVQLIDKYKPDAIALEKLFFNRNVTTAMSVSQARGVMVLAAAQKGLPIAEYTPMQIKQAIVGYGKAEKRQVQEMVRMFLRLQAIPKPDDVADALAVAVCHAHSYTLNNKLNEVLRK; from the coding sequence TTGCGTTTTTTGGGGATCGACCCGGGGATAGCGATTGTCGGCTTTGGTTTTGTGGACAAAATCGGAAGCCAGGTAAAGCCTGTGCAGTACGGCTGCATTCAAACCGAGGCTCATACGCCCGAAGAAGAACGGCTGCTTCATGTGTATGAGGGCATGGTGCAGTTGATTGATAAATATAAACCGGATGCGATTGCGCTGGAGAAGTTGTTTTTTAACCGAAACGTGACGACAGCCATGTCGGTCAGCCAAGCGAGAGGGGTCATGGTGCTTGCAGCAGCTCAGAAAGGGCTGCCGATCGCGGAATATACGCCAATGCAAATTAAACAGGCCATCGTGGGTTACGGCAAGGCGGAGAAACGCCAGGTGCAGGAGATGGTTCGTATGTTTTTGCGTTTGCAGGCCATTCCGAAACCGGACGACGTGGCGGATGCGCTGGCCGTAGCCGTTTGTCACGCCCACTCATACACACTAAATAACAAGTTGAATGAGGTATTGCGAAAATGA